The Nematostella vectensis chromosome 6, jaNemVect1.1, whole genome shotgun sequence region CAGGCGCCTTAAGACAGGTGCATATACATAGATATAATAGGAAAAAGAGTAGTCATTATTTGACGATCTTTCCATAGGAAATGACCTACATTTTGGTGGCTAGCTGGGATAGGTGTAGCCTCAACAAAAGGAGCTACGTTTATGCATTAGCCATTTTCCAACCAATAATTCGACATCTTTGTTTACCCGGCCTAATCGATCGAATCTGAACGAAGTGTCGATCAGACTCGATCGAATTTAAATCGTACTAGGCGAACAAAAATCACAATCGAACTACGATTTCGATTACCGATCTACGCCTCTTGCAATCAACCAACTTTCATATACAAGCGCTTTATAGCAGATACTTTGCTAATGAGAGACTAATAAATAGGGTTTACTTCATAACCAGGCGAAAAGCAGCAGGGTACAACTAAAGACGTCGTTTTTCTTGGGTTATATTAGTCTTACCCCGACCACAGTTTCAAAGCAAACACCACAAGAAAGACTTCAAGACAGCTTTGTGagcacatttttttatatcttttaaTATAATGCTCCATACAAATCTTTAAGTTCATAGACTATCGTAGCCGGAAACCtttaaaaaacgaaaaattGAAATCAATCTCGTTGGATGTCATTGCCGGAAACCTAAAAAGCACGAAAAGTTGCAATCTATTTCGTTGGATGTGTCTGGTGTTTTAAAATCTTTTATAAATTTTAAACATATCCATCGCAAAACTCGTTAGACAGTACTCCCAACTCCTTACCAACGATAATCCCGTAAAACAGAGTGCACGGACAACTCAAGCATACAGTCTATCGTAGGTGGAGACCATCCTGGAGGCATACAGTCTATCGTAGGTAGAGACCATCCTGAAGGCATACAGTCTATCGTAGGTAGAGACCATCCTGAAGTCATACAGTCTATCGTAGGTAGAGACCATCCCGAAGGCATACAGTCTATCGTAGATGGAGATCATCCTGAAGTCATACAGTCTATCGTAGGTGGAGACCACAGTTGGACACCATCCGTAAGGGATACAATCTATCGTAGGTAGAGACCATCCTGAAGTCATACAGTCTATCGTAGGTGGAGACCATCCTGAAGCCATACAGTCTATCGTACGTGGAGACCATCCTGAAGGCATACAATCTACCGTAGGTGGAGACCACAGTTGGACACCATCCGTAAGGGATACAATCTATCGTAGGTAGAGACCATCCTGAAGTCATACAGTCTATCGTAGGTGGAGACCATCCTGAAGCCATACAGTCTATCGTAGGTAGAGACCATCCTGAAGGCATACAGTCTATCGTAGGTAGAGACCATCCTGAAGGCATACAGTCTATCGTAGGTGGAGACCATCAAGAAAGCATACAGTCTATCGTAGGTATAAATCATCCTGAAGGCATACAGTCTATCGTAGGTGGAGATCATCCTGAAGGCATACAGTCTATTGTAGGTGAAGACCATCCTGAAAGCATACAGTATATCGTAGATGGAGACCATCCTGAAGTCATACAGTCTATCTTAGGTGGAGAGCATCCTGAAGGCGTACAGTCTATCGTAAGTACAAACCATTTTGAAGGCATACAGTCTATCGTAGGTAGAGACCATCCTGAAGGCATACAGTCTATCGTAGGTGGAGACCAGCCTGAAGGCATACAGTCTATCGTAAGTGGAGACCATCCTGGAGGCATACAGTCTATCGTGGGTAGAGACCATTATGAAGGCATAGTCTATCGTAGGTGGAGACCACAGTTGGACACCATCCGGAAGGTACACAATCTATCGTAGGTAGAGACCACCCTGAAGGCATATATTCTATCGTAGGTAGAGACCATCCTGAAGGCATACAGTCTATCGTAGGTAGAGACCATCCTGAAGGCGTACAGTCTATCGTAGTTAGAGACCATCCTGAAGGCATACAGTCTATCGTAGGTAGAGACCATCCTGGAGGCATACAGTCTATCGTAGGTGGAGACCATCATGAAGGCATAGTCTATCGTAGGTGGAGACCACCATGAAAGCATACAGTCTATCGTAGGTAGAGACCATCCTGAAGGCGTACAGTCTATCGTAGCTAGAGACCATCCTGAAGGCATACAGTCTATCGTAGGTAGAGACCATCCTGGAGGCATACAGTCTATCGTAGGTAGAGACCATTATGAAGGCATAGTCTATCGTAGGTGGAGACCACAGTTGGACACCATCCGGAAGGTACACAATCTATCCTAGGTAGAGACCACCCTGAAGGCATATATTCTATCGTAGGTAGAGACCATCCTGAAGGCATACAGTCTATCGTAGGTAGAGACCATCCTGAAGGCGTACAGTCTATCGTAGTTAGAGACCATCCTGAAGGCATACAGTCTATCGTAGGTAGAGAGGCATACAGTCTATCGTAGGTGGAGACCATCATGAAGGCATAGTCTATCGTAGGTGGAGACCACCATGAAAGCATACAGTCTATCGTAGGTAGAGATCATCCTGAAGTCATACAGTCTATTGTAGGTGGAGACCATCATGAAGGCATACAGTCTATCGTAAGTGGAGACCATCCTGGAGGCATACAGTCTATCGTAGGTAGAGACCATTATGAAGGCATAGTCTATCGTAGGTGGAGACCACAGTTGGACACCATCCGGAAGGCATACAATCTATCGTAGGTAGAGACCATCCTGAAGGCATACAATCTATCGTAGGTAGAGACCATCCTGAAGGCATACAGTCTATCGTAGGTAGAGACCATCCTGAAGGCATACATTCTATCGTAGGTAGAGACCATTGTGAAGGCATAGTCTTTCGTAGGTGGACACCATCCTAATGGCATACAGTCTATACTAGGTGAACAAGTTCTATTGTTAAGCATCAAGACTTTATTGAAGAAACTTGAGCGGTCACGGTCCACAGATTACTTTTCGCAGTCATTCTTTTCGTGATGGCAAGTTGACGTCAGCGGCCGGTTGGATAATGAAGGAAagtcaaataaaataaacattgacCTTATTTCGTTTATGATGCCTCTTAAGTTGCGACTTGCACttagaaatcacgtgacttgcactaagaaatcacgttaCTGTTTGATTGGCAAATTCGCGCCAATATAAACACAGTATAGCTGCGGCCATCACGTCAGAGAGCGACGAAATAATAAAATCttgcaatgaaaataagcctttTCCGACTGATTGGATAGATTGCTTTGTATCGTTGTTATTTTACCGCGCGCGATTTTGCCAAAAATCACATGATCAAACATCCGCCAGGGGCTTGGTTTAACCTCCATTTCAGTATGCAatgattatattatattaaggCTCTCTTGGCAACGGAGTGGCAGCCCGCCGATGTATTTTTcacatcattgaaaaaaatccTAAGATTTTATGACCCAAGCTCAACCCCTTTCTACAAGAGTAATAAGTTTAAAAACTGTTTGTGGGAGCTAAAATTTATAAATTCACCTCCCGTTGTTTGCTTTTGAGTTGTTTGCACCCTTTTTAAGATGCTTCTTTTCCGTCTTTTGAGAATCCTGCCATTAATAATAACCTTTTTTTGTAGGGTACAATGCAAGCCACACTCCATCTGCTTTTGTTATTTGTCGTGGTCGCATCTATTGAAAAGGTCAACGCAGCTCCGCAAGCAAAGTGGAGTACATGGACCGTGTGTTCGGCATCATGCGGCAGCAGTGGGGTACAGTCACGTAATCAATTTTGCCCTTCGGGAAAATGCGAACCTCCGGTTCCTGATCCGCCACCAAGTGAAACTCGAGAGTGCAACAGAAACCCATGCAATCCGCCCACTACCCTGGGAACCGACCACACCACGCCCAGCAACACTACAGGCAATAGGACTAAGGTACCAACCACTCCGAGGACCAGCGAGGGGGAGACGCCAACTAGCCTGGCAAATGCGCCGAGTAAAATGTCTTCGACCGAAGCCAGGGCCACCGAGGCAAAGAAGATATTGGCCCCTGGAGAAGAAGATGTTGCTGATGGCACGATGACAGTCGATCAGGAGTATAATCCAAAGCTTCAGGACAAGACCTCGAAAGAGTTCAAGGAGCTGCAGCATATCAGCAGTAAACTGCTGGACGACGCCTTAAGTGAGCTTGAAGACTACTTAAGGAATGAGATTATAGAGTTCTTAAAAGGGAGTGTCGTAATCAGATACAGGTAAAACAATGACCACTCATAAATGCGTCGAGGCTAACTTATAGAGTAGACTATGAACACTGCCATTAACTTCAGTTGAAGTGCATTTTGAACATGCTTTTTTAATCATATCGCCCCGATACCGATTCCCGACCAAGGACAGCAACTGCAAATTTCTTCGATTCTAAGGTCAAGTTGCTATCACTCTTCTCGAGCTCTTCGAGCTCTTCTCGGTTTACGCtattgaaaatacaaattataTTATAATGGTACCCGGCACAGTTGATGATTTTGTTGAGTTTTTGTTCTGTTATTGTTTAATGTATTTGTAGGATTTACACCAGAAAGTCGTCCGGTTATACCAGCAACAGGCTCTCAAACACTTTGAGTAACAGCATAAGTTCTGGGAGAGTGTCCAGCCCGCTTAAAGTCACGTCTGTCACTGTCAATTTAATGAGCACCGAGCAGGAAGGTGAGAATATGCAGCTTCCTACCAGCTAACAAATAACACATGGGTAAGAAAGGGGAGGCTGAGGATTCAGGGGCCGGTTGAAGGAGCATTTGGAGAGTGTAGGGGGTCAGTGGTTAGGAAGCGTAGGTGGGAGAGGTAcacccttccccccaaaaaaacccTTGTGGCAATCAGCACAGGCTCGATTAGAACACAGTCCTTCTCAATGACGATGGAatacaccccttccccccataTCTGCCTTTTGCCAGGATTTAGAGGTGGGCCGAGCGGGTCCTCCCCTATTTATAGATATATGGctttgaaataacaaaaaataaaagaaaatacacgGAAGAACATCGAATccgcccccctttcttgaaacccctGCTTCGGCCCCCCTTTTTGGAGCTCCTGGATCCGCCTCTGCTTGCCCTGCTTATCACAAACTAGAGTAAGCGAGAGGAAAATCTGCGGTAGGAAGTAGTAATTAGTACAGTTCAATACAAATGTAGTCACTTGAGTATATAACTCTGCAGACATAACCGAAGTAAAAACGTTGTCGACGGACATATCTACGCTTGGACAAAGACATTTGTATTGTAAAATCGAGGATATCGTTGTGTCGAATATTGTCGAATCTGACAGGTCGTTTTTAATTTATGCTGTGCGTTATCATAAAATCGAAGAGAAAGGGACGTTATCGTGAAATCCAGATTCCTTGAACTAAAAAGAAAGACCACAAAACTTTATATCCCGATGTCATGATAGTCCAACAGGAATCACCGATTAAAACACCGATCTTATCAACCCTACAGGGGAAACCGAGTCAAAAAAAGTTGTGATTGTCGGCGAGCCCATCGAGGTCTATTGGTTCTTCCTGTTTGGCATGGGCGCTATGACCATCATGGCTATAGTGTTCATCGGCATACGCATCTTGAAGGGCAAGGTGAGAGCCTGAGAGATCTTACAAAAGCGTAAGAACATATGTGATCAGACTCTATGCACCTTGATCTTACAAAGGGTGAGACCCTATGCATCTTAATCTTACAAAAGGGCGAGACTCTATGCACCTtgatcttacaaaagggtgagACCCTACGCACCTTGATCTTACAAAAGGGCAAGACCCTATGTACCTcgatcttacaaaagggtgagACTCTATGCACCTcgatcttacaaaagggtgagACTCTATTCACCTCGATCTTACAAAAGGGCGAGACCCTATGTACCTcgatcttacaaaagggtgagaccctatgcaccttgatcttacaaaagggtgagACTCTATGCACCTCGATCTTACAAAAGGTTGAGACCCTATGCACCTtgatcttacaaaagggtgagactctatgcaccttgatcttacaaaagggtgagaccctatgcaccttgatcttacaaaagggtgagACTCTATGCACCTTGATCTTACAAAAAGGTGAGACTCTATGCACCTTGATCTTACAAAAGGTTGAGACCCTATGCACCTcgatcttacaaaagggtgagACTCTATGCACCTCGATCTTACAAAAGGGCGAGACTCTATGCACCTCGATCTTACAAAAGGGCGAGACCCTATGTACCTCGATCTTACAAAAGGTTGAGACCCTATGCACCTtgatcttacaaaagggtgagactctatgcaccttgatcttacaaaagggtgagaccctatgcaccttgatcttacaaaagggtgagactctatgcaccttgatcttacaaaagggtgagACTCTATGCACCTTGATCTTACAAAAGGTTGAGACCCTATGCACCTcgatcttacaaaagggtgagACTCTATGCACCTCGATCTTACAAAAGGGCGAGACTCTATGCACCTcgatcttacaaaagggtgagaccctatgcaccttgatcttacaaaagggtgagACCCTATGCACCTTGATCTTACAAAGAGCGAGACTCTATGCACCTtgatcttacaaaagggtgagACCCTATGCACCTTGATCTTACAAAGGGCGAGACTCTATGCACCTTGATCTTACAAAAGGGCGAGACTCTATGCACCTtgatcttacaaaagggtgagACCCTATGCACCTTGATCTTACAAAAGGGCGAGACTCTATGCACCTtgatcttacaaaagggtgagACTCTATGCACCTCGATCTTACAAAGGGCGAGACTCTATGCACCTtgatcttacaaaagggtgagATTCTATGCACCTCGATCTTACAAAGGGCGAGACTCTATGCACCTTGATCTTCCAAAGGGTGAGATTCTATTCACCTAGATCTTACAAAAGGGCGAGACCCTATGTACCTcgatcttacaaaagggtgagACCCTATGTACCTCGATCTTACAGAAGGGTGAGACCCTATGCACCTTGATCTTACAAAAGGGCGAGACCATATTTACCTtgatcttacaaaagggtgagACTCTATGCACCTcgatcttacaaaagggtgagaccctatgcaccttgatcttacaaaagggtgagaccctatgcaccttgatcttacaaaagggtgagACCCTATGCACCTTAatcttacaaaagggtgagACCCTATGTACCTcgatcttacaaaagggtgagACCCTATGCACCTcgatcttacaaaagggtgagACTCTATGCACCTTGATCTTACAAAAGGGCGAGACTCTATGCACCTtgatcttacaaaagggtgagATTCTATGCACCTCGATCTTACAAAGGGCGAGACTCTATGCACCTTGATCTTCCAAAGGGTGAGATTCTATTCACCTAGATCTTACAAAAGGGCGAGACCCTATGTACCTcgatcttacaaaagggtgagACCCTATGTACCTCGATCTTACAGAAGGGTGAGACCCTATGCACCTTGATCTTACAAAAGGGCGAGACCATATTTACCTTGATCTTTCAAAAGGGTGAGACTCTATGCACCTcgatcttacaaaagggtgagaccctatgcaccttgatcttacaaaagggtgagactctatgcaccttgatcttacaaaagggtgagACCATATTTACCTTGATCTTACAAAAGGGCGAGACCATATTTACCTtgatcttacaaaagggtgagaccctatgcaccttgatcttacaaaagggtgagACCCTATGCACCTCGATCTTACAAAAAGGGTGAGACTCTATGCACCTtgatcttacaaaagggtgagactctatgcaccttgatcttacaaaagggtgagaccctatgcaccttgatcttacaaaagggtgagACCCTATGCACCTTGATCGTACAAAAGGGTGAGACCCTATGCACCTTGATCGTACAAAAGGGTGAGACCCTATGCACCTtgatcttacaaaagggtgagactctatgcaccttgatcttacaaaagggtgagactctatgcaccttgatcttacaaaagggtgagACTCTATGCACCTcgatcttacaaaagggtgagACTCTATGCACCTcgatcttacaaaagggtgagACTCTATGCACCTTGATTTTACAAAAGGGTGACACTCTATGTACCTcgatcttacaaaagggtgagACTCTGTGCACCTcgatcttacaaaagggtgagACTCTATGCACCTCGATCTTACAAAAGGGCGAGACTCTATGCACCTtgatcttacaaaagggtgagACCCTATGTACCTcgatcttacaaaagggtgagACCCTATGCACCTcgatcttacaaaagggtgagACTCTATGCACCTTGATCTTACAAAAGGGCGAGACTCTATGCACCTtgatcttacaaaagggtgagACCCTATGCACCTTGATCTTACAAAAGGTTGAGACCCTATGCACCTtgatcttacaaaagggtgagACCCTATGCACCTcgatcttacaaaagggtgagactctatgcaccttgatcttacaaaagggtgagactctatgcaccttgatcttacaaaagggtgaCACTCTATGTACCTcgatcttacaaaagggtgagACTCTATGCACCTcgatcttacaaaagggtgagACCCTATGTACCTCGATCTTACAGAAGGGTGAGACCCTATGTACCTcgatcttacaaaagggtgagACTCTATGCACCTTGATCTTACAAAAGGGCGAAACCATATTTACCTTTatcttacaaaagggtgagaccctatgcaccttgatcttacaaaagggtgagactctatgcaccttgatcttacaaaagggtgagATCCTATGTACCTTGATCTTACAAAAGGGCGAGACCATATTTACCTTTATCTTACAAAAAGGTGAGACCCTATGCACCTtgatcttacaaaagggtgagactctatgcaccttgatcttacaaaagggtgagACTCTATGC contains the following coding sequences:
- the LOC116619738 gene encoding uncharacterized protein LOC116619738 — translated: MQATLHLLLLFVVVASIEKVNAAPQAKWSTWTVCSASCGSSGVQSRNQFCPSGKCEPPVPDPPPSETRECNRNPCNPPTTLGTDHTTPSNTTGNRTKVPTTPRTSEGETPTSLANAPSKMSSTEARATEAKKILAPGEEDVADGTMTVDQEYNPKLQDKTSKEFKELQHISSKLLDDALSELEDYLRNEIIEFLKGSVVIRYRIYTRKSSGYTSNRLSNTLSNSISSGRVSSPLKVTSVTVNLMSTEQEGETESKKVVIVGEPIEVYWFFLFGMGAMTIMAIVFIGIRILKGKIMEMVPKPKERVQAWEESSKVQAFGCGDEKGHKF